TCGAAGTGCCCCCCGACGAGCGCCGCGCCGTCGCGCTCGGGTCGGAAGTGCGACCCCCTGTCGAGGTCGATTGTCAGGGGCACGTCCTCGGGGACCGGCGTCTCGGGTTCGACGACGAGAATCTGGCGGCGCTTGGGCGCGACCGGAATCTCCACGTCGGCCATCGCGGCGACCCGCCGCGCCCACGGTCCGGCGGCGTTGACCACGAAGTCGGTCTCGCGGCGCTCGTGCCCCTCGACGGTGAGACCGGTCACGCCGTCGCTCTCGCGGTGAATATCGGTCACGACGGTGTCGGTCCGAATCTCGGCCCCGGCGTCGCGGGCCGCGGCGGCGAACCCCTGTAGCGCGAGGTGCGGGTCGGCGAACCCGTCGGTCGGCGAGTAGGTCGCGGCGACGAACTCGTCGGTGCGGAGACCGGGGCAGTACTCGGCGGTCTCCTCGGGGTCGAGCAACTCGCTTGGCACCCCGAGGTCGTTCTGCATGGCGACTTGCTCCTCGAACGCGCGGGCCGTGTCCGCCTCGCGCGCCGCGAAGAGGTACCCCGACCGCCGGTAGGCGATGTCCGTACCGAACGTCTCCTCGAACGCCTCCCAAACCGCCATGCTCGCCAGCGACAACTCGACGTTGACGGGCGTCGAGAACTGGGCGCGGATGCCGCCGACGGAGCGCTCGGTGCTGCCGTTCCCGAGCGACCCCTTCTCGTAGACGGTTACGTCGGCCCCGCGCTCGGCGAGGTAGTGGGCGCTGGCGAGTCCGACGATACCGCCTCCGACGATGGCGACGTTCATACCTCCCCGGAGGGCCGCACGCGAGTTAATCGTTACCCCGTTTCAGGCTCTCCGGAGCGCGCTGTCCCGTCCTCCGTTCGGTTCCGTTGCACCGGGAACGTTCGCCGCGTCGGAGAAGCGAGCGGCCGCTTCGACGGCGACCCCGCTCCGCCGACTCTCACGTCTTCCGCCGACCGTCGCTGTCTCCCGAACGAAGGCGTCGCTTCGATGGTAATCGCGTGTTAATCGACCGAAAACCCGTCCTGAACTGAGTCGGCGACCGTTGCAACCAAAGTAGGCCGTCCTTCCCGGGGCGGAACGTTCGTGAACGGACCTGAACGGACGACTACATTATCAGGGCGTATCGGCAATTCTCGGGTAGCAGAACGCGCCGACGGCGGACGCTCGTCCGCCGAGGGAGACGGGAGACACACTTTCAGGATGACAACGAACACGACAGGGGCGACAATCGAATCGGCCGCCGAGACAGTCGCCGACCTCTGCGAGGACCGCGAACTCGTCGTGGCATCGAACCGCCAACCGTACAGCCACTACTACGAGGACGGGGACGCCGTCAGCGTGGACCGCCCGGCGGGCGGTCTCACCGCGGCGCTGGACCCCGTGATGCAGGCCGCCGAGGGGACGTGGGTTGCGTGGGGCGACGGCGACGCCGACCGAGAGGTCGTCGGCCCGGACGACACCGTGGCTGTCCCGCCCGAGGACCCCGCGTACGACCTCGCACGCGTCTGGCTGACAGACGAGCAGGTCGAGGGCTACTACCGCGGATACAGCAATCAAGTGCTCTGGCCGCTGTGTCACCTCGACACCGCGAAGATGAACCCTCGCGAGGAGTTCTGGCGCGAGTACCGCGAGACCAACGCCGACTTCGCCGACGCGATTCTCGACTCGACGGACGGCGCGGGAAGCGACCCCGTAGTCTGGTTTCAGGACTACCACCTCGCGCTGGCCCCGCGGCGGGTCCGGGACGCCCGGCCCGACGCCTTCCTCGCGCACTTCTGGCACATCCCGTGGCCGTCTCGGGACGTGTTCCGGGCGTGCCCGCAGTACGAGCAACTGCTCGACGGACTGCTCGCCAACGACCTCGTGGGCTTTCACACCGAGGACTACTGCCGGAACTTCCTCGACTGCGTGGAGGCCGCGACCGACGCCCGCGTGGACCGGGCCAGCGGTAGCGTCTCGTACCGCGGCCACCGGACCTTCGTGCGGTCGTTCCCGCTCGGCATCGACGCCAGCAGGCAGGCAGACCTCGCCGAGTCCGACGAGGCCGACGAGTGGTGGGCCGAGTTCCGCGACGCCCACGGTATCGACCCGAGCGACACCCTCGCGGTGGGCGTCGAGCGCCTCGACTACACCAAGGGCATCGAGCAGCGCCTCGCCGCGCTCGAACGCTTCTGGGCCGACAACCCCGAGCGGCGCGGCGAGTTCACCTACGTCCAGAAGGGGACCGAGAGCAGGTCGGGCATCGAGGCCTACGACCGACTGCAGGACCGCGTGGCCGCCGAAATCGAGCGCATCAACGACCGGTTCGGCACCGACGACTGGACGCCGGTGATATACACGACCGACCACCTCCCCGAGGCGGCCATCGCCGCGCTCTACCGCGAGGCCGACCTCGGTCTCGTGACGCCGGTCCGCGACGGGATGAACCTCGTCGCAAAGGAGTACGTCGCGGCCCAGACCCGCGACCCCGGCGTCCTCGTGCTGAGCGAACTCGCGGGCGCGACCGACCAGTTGGGCGACGAGGCCGTCCTCGTCCACCCCTACGACACGCCGGGCTTCGCCGACGGCATCGCCGAGGCGCTCTCGCTGTCGCTGGCCGAGCGCCGCACGCGAATCGCGGACCTCCAGCGCGAGGTCCACGCCAAGGACGTCTACGAGTGGCTCGAATCCACCTTCGAGACCGCCGCCGCCGTCGAACGCGGCCGGCGCTCGCTCCGGCAGAGCAGACCGAGTCCGACCGACGACTGACGCGGGCGACGACTCGACGCTCGCACGACATCCGCATCCACCGATGGCAGACCCCACCGACCCAGACCACGACCGCGACGGCGGCACCGCCCCGGACGACAGTACCGGCGACGAAGTAGCTTCGGACGACGACGCCGACGACCCCAACGCCGACGGCCCGGACGATGCGGACGCCGAGATTCCGGCGCGACTCCGCGAGAACCTCTACGTCGTCGTCGAGGAACTCGCGGACCACGACGGTCTGCTCGTCGCGCTCGACTTCGACGGCACCCTCGCCGCCATCGAGAACCGCCCGGAGGAGGCGACGATTCCGGACCCGACACGCGAGGCCGTGGCGTCGCTAGCCCACGAACCGAACGTCGAGGTCGCGGTCGTCAGCGGCCGGGAACTGGCCGACGTGCGCGAGCGCGTCGGCGTCCCCGACATCTCCTACGCCGGGAACCACGGTCTGGAAATCCACGCCGACGAGTACACCGTCCACCCGACCGCGAGCGCGGCCGAGGAGGACATCGCCGAACTCTGCGACCTGCTGACCGACGAACTCGCCCACGTCGAGGGCGTCATCGTGGAGAACAAGGGCGTGACCGCCACCGTCCACCATCGACTCGTGGACGACGACGAGGTGCCCGCGGTCGTGGACGCGGTCGAGACGCTGGTCGCCGCCCGCGACGACGTGCGCCTGACCACCGGCAAGGACGTACTGGAACTCCGGCCCGCGGTCGAGTGGGACAAGGGCGAGGCGGTCCGTGAACTCCGGGAGGAACTCGTCCCCGACGACGAGCGCTGGCTTCCGGTCTACGTCGGCGACGACACGACCGACGAGGCGGCCTTCCTCCACGTCGGCGACCGTGGTCTCGGCGTCAAGGTGGGCGACGACCCCGACACCGAGGCCCCGTATCGCGTCGCCGACTCGGAGGCCGTCCGCACGATACTGGAGTGGTTGCACGAGTACGGCGTCGAGTTCGTCGGGACCGACCACCGCGACGTCTCCGGCGGGCCGTCGTGACCTGCCGCGGTCCGAGCAATTCGGCCGGGAGTCACCCTGCCGTCGGCGTAATGCCGCGTTGAATCGGCCGTCGCCGCCGCGAACGATGTGAACGGTCGCTCCGGTTTATTCGCCGAATCGGACAACTCCAGTACGGAACCATGGCTACTGACGACGGCGACACCGACGACGAGCAGCGCGAGGACCGCGCCGAGTCGGCCGACTCCCCGGACCGCTTCGGACCGGGAACGACCGACCCGTCTCGCGGAGACGGAGACGACGAGGAGAACGTGCGGACCTACAGTAACGGGGGGCGAGACGCGGACTCCCGCCGACGTGGCGACGCGCCGGGCGGCGAGTCCCCGCCGCCGACAGGTCCCGGCGGACCTGACCCACGCCACGGGAACCAGACCGACCGGCCGAACTCCCAGCAGCGACGGTACGGCGCTCGACCGCCGAGCGGTGGTGCCCCGACCGAGGGTACTCAGGGACCGACTCCGGGGGAACCGTCCCCCGGCAAACCTCCCTCGGGCGAATCGCCTTCCGGTAAACCACCGTCCGGCGAACCGCTTTCCAGTGAGCGGGCCGGTGGCCGCGAACCGACCGGTCCCCCGGAGCGACCCGGCGGTCAGGGTGCAGAGAGCGGCCCGGGACCGACCGGCGGTCGAGACGTTCCGGCGCGACCCGATTCGACGCCGGGCGAGGGTCGCCGGTCCGCGCCCGACGTGACGCCGAAGCGAACGCAACCGCCGAAGAAACCGTCCGAACCGGCACCGACGGACCGGGCCGAGCGAGGCGAGCAAGCTCGGGGTTCGTCGGAGCGCGGCGAGAGCGGGGCGGGGACCGAATCGGAGTCCGGGCCGCCGAAGTACGGCGGGCGGTGGGACCCGAGCCGCGGCGGCGAGACCGGTCCGACCGGTCGGAGTGGCCAACCCGGCCCGCAGGGCGACCCTCCGCGTCAGCGTCGGCGGACTTCCGGCCGTCGGGCCGACCGCGAGCGCGCCACGCGGGAGTACGAGCGACGGTTCGACAGGCAACTCGACAGACAGCGCGACTTCCAGATAGAGAAAGGCGGCGGGAAGTACCGGCGACGGTAATCGGGACGACCGCGAGCGGTCGGTTCGGTACTGCGGGTATCAGTCGCCCGCGTCCGTTCTGGCGGTTCGTCGGGCCGCGCGCTCGATGAACTCCTCGGGTAACTCGTCGATTTCCCCGGCCTGCACGCCCCAGAGGTGCGCGTAGAGACCGTCCTCGTCGAGCAGCTCGCCGTGGGTTCCGCGCTCCACGATTTCGCCGCCTTCGAGGACCACGATTTTCTCGGCGTCCTTGATGGTCGAGAGGCGGTGGGCGATGGCGAACGTGGTCCGGTCCTCGGTGAGTTCGTCCAGACTCCGCTGGATGAGCATCTCGGTCTCGGTGTCCACGTCGCTGGTCGCCTCGTCCAGCACGAGGATTTCGGGGTCCTTCAGCACCGCGCGGGCGATGGAGATGCGCTGGCGCTGGCCGCCCGAGAGTTTCACGCCGCGCTCGCCGACTTCGGTCTCGTAGCCGTCCGGCAGGTTTTGGATGAACTCGTGGGCCTCCGCGGCCTTCGCGGCCTCCACGATGTCCTCGTGGTCCACGTCGAAGGTGCCGTAGGCGATGTTCTCCTCGACCGTCCCGTAGAACATGAACGTGTCCTGACTGACGTAGCCGATGTTCTGGCGGAGGCTCGGCAGACTCACGTCCCGCAGGTCGGTGCCGTCGATGCGGATGGCACCCTCGTCCACGTCGTACATCCGGAGCAGGAGTTTAAGGACGGTGGACTTGCCCGCGCCCGTCGGTCCCACCAGCGCGAGGGTGTCGCCGCCATCGACTTCGAAGCTGACGTCGTTCACGATGGTCTCGTCCTCGTCGTAGCCGAAGGTCACGTCGTCGTAGACGACCTCGCCGTCCTCGACCACGAGGTCCTCCGCGTCGGGGTCCTCCCGGATTCGACTCGGTTCGTCCATCAACCCGAAGATGCGGGAACTCGACGCGTACGCGCGTTGGTACATGTTGATGATGGAGCCGAACTGCGCCATCGGCCAGATGAACCGCTGGGTGAACAGGATGAACGTGACGAACTCGCCGGGTCTGAGGGTTCCGGTGAAGAACCACGGTCCCTCGCCGTTGAACACCCAGAGACCGCCGACGACGAAGGTGAGTGCGAACCCGAGTCCGGACAGAATCTGGAGCGAGGGGAAGAACTTGATGCGGGTGACGATAGCGCCCCAGTTCGAGTCGAAGTAGTCGTTCGACACGTCCTCGACCCGGTCGGACTCGTAGCTCTCGGTGTTACTCGTCTTGATGACCTGAATCCCGCTGAGGTTGTTCTCCAGTCGGGAGTTGACGTTGCCCACCGCGGTCCGGACGTCGGCGTACTTCGGCTGGATAATCTGGATGAACTTGTAGGTGAAGATAGCGATGAGCGGCACAGGCACCATCGCCACGAGTGCTAGCTGCCAGTTGATGGCGAAGAGGAATGCTGCGATGGCGAGCACCATCACGCCCAGTCGGAACGCCGAGTTCATCCCGTCGTTGAGGAACCGCTCCAGTCGGTTCACGTCGTTCGACAGGATGGACATCATCTCGCCGGTCTGCTTGTCGGCGAAGAAGTCCATGTTCAGCCGCTGCATCTTGTCGTACGTGTCGGTCCGTATGTTGTGCTGGATGTTCTGTGCGAAGGAGTTCCACCCCCAGTTTCGCGCCCAGTGGAACGCCGCACCGACGCCGAAGGCGGCCGCGACGACGCCGACCGAGAACCAGAACTGGCCGGTCCGTCCCGTCGGTGTAATAGCCGCTACCAACCCGCTCGATACGAACGGGAGTTGCCCCGCCAGCGCGTCCGCGTACGGAATCTGGTTGGACTGTTGGCCGAACAACGAGTCGATGGCGACGCCGAGGATTACAGGCGGGAGCAGGTTCAGCACCCGCGCGAAGATGCTCGCCACGACGCCCGTGACGAACGCGAAGGCGTTCTCCGACCCGTATTCGAGGAACAGCCGTTTCATGGGGTTCTCGGCCTGCTCCCGTTGTTCCTCGAACGGGTCGTCTTCGTCGTCTGTGAAACTCATTACCACTGTGAAAAGGTTCGGCCGTTGAAAAACTTTCCTTCGAATCGAAACACCGGGGGCGTGGCTTCGAGCGTTCTCATCGGGCTTCGAAATGACGAATAGACTGACCTTATGCGTATCGGTAGTCTGTGAACGAGTGGCAGAACACGCGAGAGTCGCCGAGCGTTCGACGCCCGTCCCGAACTACAGCGACTGGGACTCTATCTCGGGGTCCACGTCGGCCTGAGCCAAGTCCTGTCGGATGCGGTCCCGCAGCGGACCGGGCACGGTGTCGCGGCCGACCGGGACCGCGGTCTCGCCGTCTCCCTTCACCTTCCAGTAGACCACGCACTCGCTCGGCGCGTAGAACTCGATGCTGTAGTAGTCGTCGCCGCCCTTGTAGTGGACGCGGGCCGCGAACCCCTCGGCCTGCCAGCCCTCCTGTTCGGTGAGCGCCTCGACGCGTTCGTCCATGGCCGAGGGTAGTCGGCGGCCGTGGTAGTGGTTTACGAAACGCGACCGAGAAGGTAACAGTTATTTCCGGCGAGCGGTTTTGTCCCGATATCGGGTCCGTGGTCT
This portion of the Halorussus sp. MSC15.2 genome encodes:
- a CDS encoding FAD-binding oxidoreductase — translated: MNVAIVGGGIVGLASAHYLAERGADVTVYEKGSLGNGSTERSVGGIRAQFSTPVNVELSLASMAVWEAFEETFGTDIAYRRSGYLFAAREADTARAFEEQVAMQNDLGVPSELLDPEETAEYCPGLRTDEFVAATYSPTDGFADPHLALQGFAAAARDAGAEIRTDTVVTDIHRESDGVTGLTVEGHERRETDFVVNAAGPWARRVAAMADVEIPVAPKRRQILVVEPETPVPEDVPLTIDLDRGSHFRPERDGAALVGGHFEGVSDPDADPDGFDRKTDLDWAVEAIERAGDCATYFGPDSEIRRGWAGLYAVTPDHHPILEETVPGFVQAVGFSGHGFQHAPATGQIVAELVFDGEASLVDVSALGSERFESGELVEERNVA
- a CDS encoding trehalose-6-phosphate synthase, which encodes MTTNTTGATIESAAETVADLCEDRELVVASNRQPYSHYYEDGDAVSVDRPAGGLTAALDPVMQAAEGTWVAWGDGDADREVVGPDDTVAVPPEDPAYDLARVWLTDEQVEGYYRGYSNQVLWPLCHLDTAKMNPREEFWREYRETNADFADAILDSTDGAGSDPVVWFQDYHLALAPRRVRDARPDAFLAHFWHIPWPSRDVFRACPQYEQLLDGLLANDLVGFHTEDYCRNFLDCVEAATDARVDRASGSVSYRGHRTFVRSFPLGIDASRQADLAESDEADEWWAEFRDAHGIDPSDTLAVGVERLDYTKGIEQRLAALERFWADNPERRGEFTYVQKGTESRSGIEAYDRLQDRVAAEIERINDRFGTDDWTPVIYTTDHLPEAAIAALYREADLGLVTPVRDGMNLVAKEYVAAQTRDPGVLVLSELAGATDQLGDEAVLVHPYDTPGFADGIAEALSLSLAERRTRIADLQREVHAKDVYEWLESTFETAAAVERGRRSLRQSRPSPTDD
- the otsB gene encoding trehalose-phosphatase, encoding MADPTDPDHDRDGGTAPDDSTGDEVASDDDADDPNADGPDDADAEIPARLRENLYVVVEELADHDGLLVALDFDGTLAAIENRPEEATIPDPTREAVASLAHEPNVEVAVVSGRELADVRERVGVPDISYAGNHGLEIHADEYTVHPTASAAEEDIAELCDLLTDELAHVEGVIVENKGVTATVHHRLVDDDEVPAVVDAVETLVAARDDVRLTTGKDVLELRPAVEWDKGEAVRELREELVPDDERWLPVYVGDDTTDEAAFLHVGDRGLGVKVGDDPDTEAPYRVADSEAVRTILEWLHEYGVEFVGTDHRDVSGGPS
- a CDS encoding ABC transporter ATP-binding protein, with the translated sequence MSFTDDEDDPFEEQREQAENPMKRLFLEYGSENAFAFVTGVVASIFARVLNLLPPVILGVAIDSLFGQQSNQIPYADALAGQLPFVSSGLVAAITPTGRTGQFWFSVGVVAAAFGVGAAFHWARNWGWNSFAQNIQHNIRTDTYDKMQRLNMDFFADKQTGEMMSILSNDVNRLERFLNDGMNSAFRLGVMVLAIAAFLFAINWQLALVAMVPVPLIAIFTYKFIQIIQPKYADVRTAVGNVNSRLENNLSGIQVIKTSNTESYESDRVEDVSNDYFDSNWGAIVTRIKFFPSLQILSGLGFALTFVVGGLWVFNGEGPWFFTGTLRPGEFVTFILFTQRFIWPMAQFGSIINMYQRAYASSSRIFGLMDEPSRIREDPDAEDLVVEDGEVVYDDVTFGYDEDETIVNDVSFEVDGGDTLALVGPTGAGKSTVLKLLLRMYDVDEGAIRIDGTDLRDVSLPSLRQNIGYVSQDTFMFYGTVEENIAYGTFDVDHEDIVEAAKAAEAHEFIQNLPDGYETEVGERGVKLSGGQRQRISIARAVLKDPEILVLDEATSDVDTETEMLIQRSLDELTEDRTTFAIAHRLSTIKDAEKIVVLEGGEIVERGTHGELLDEDGLYAHLWGVQAGEIDELPEEFIERAARRTARTDAGD